GTGGCCTTCTGCGGCTTCGCGCCCGGCTTCGGCTACCTGACCGGGCTACCCGCCGAACTGGCCGTGCCCCGACTGGCCACCCCGCGTCCCCGGGTACCGGCCGGCTCGGTCGCGCTGGCCGGCCCGTACGCCGGGATCTACCCGACCGCCTCGCCCGGCGGCTGGTTGCTGGTCGGGCGTACCGGGCTGACGCTCTTCGACGTACGCGCCGACCCGCCGGCCCGGCTGGTACCCGGCACCCGGGTCCGGCTGGTGCCGGCGTGACCGGCCACCTTGAGGTGCTCCGGGCGGGGGCGTTGAGCACCGTGCAGGATCTGGGGCGGCCCGGCTGGGCGCACCTCGGGGTACCCCGCTCCGGCGCGCTCGACCCGGGAGCGCTGCGGCTGGCCAACCGCCTGGTCGGCAACCCGGAGTCGGCAGCCGGCCTGGAGATCACCCTGACCGGCTGTGCGTTGCGGCCGACCCGGGCCACCACAGTGGCCGTGGTGGGGGCCGAGGTCGACGTGTGGATGGGTGACCGCCCCGGCGACCCCGGTCGACCCCTGACCGTGCCGGCCGGGACGATGCTCCGGATCGGTCCCGCCCGACGGGGTCTGCGCTGCTGGCTCGCCGTGGCCGGCGGGATCGCCGTCGACCCGGTGCTGGGCAGCCGCTCCACCGACACCCTCTCCGGGCTCGGACCCGCGCCGCTGCGCGACGGCGACCTGCTGCCGCTGGGCGCCCCGACCGGTCCGCCCGCACCGGTCGACAGCACCGTGCCGGTCGAGCACCCGACGCAACTGCACCTCGCCGTCCGGCTCGGCCCCCGGCAGGACTGGTTCACCCCGGCCGCGCTCGACCTGCTCTTCGGCACGGCGTACGCGGTGAGTCCGGTGAGCAACCGGGTCGGCGCGCGACTGACCGGCGCGCCACTGCCCCGCGCGGTGACCGGGGAACTGCCAAGCGAAGGGCTCGTCCTCGGCGCGGTGCAGGTGCCGGCGGACGGCCAACCGTTGATCTTCCTGGCCGACCATCCGGTCACCGGTGGGTATCCCGTCATCGCCGTGCTTGACGACGTGACCCCGCTCGCGCAGGCCCGCCCAGGCACTACCGTCAGATTTCATGGACCTGAACGCTGATCTCGGTGAGGGATTCGGTGCCTGGCGGCTCGGCGACGACCAGGCGCTGCTGGACCTGATCACCTCGGCCAACGTCGCCTGCGGCTTCCACGCCGGTGACCCGCTCACCATGCGGCGGGTCTGCGCCGCCGCCGCCGAGCGGCAGGTCGCCGTCGGTGCCCAGGTGGGTTACCGGGACCTCGCCGGCTTCGGCCGGCGGCACATCGCGTACGACTTCGCCGAGTTGCGCGACGAGACGCTCTACCAGCTCGGCGCGCTCAACGCGTTCTGCCGGGCGTACCGCACCCGGGTCCGCTACCTCAAGCCGCACGGCGCGCTCTACCACGCCGCCGCCGTCGACGAGGTGCAGGCGGCGGCGCTGGTCGCCGCGATCAGCGACTACGACCAGGAGCTGCCGGTGCTCTGCCCGCCCGGTTCGGTGCTGGCCCAGCTCGCCCAGGGCGCCGGGCTGCGGGTGGTGGCCGAGGGCTTCGCCGACCGAAACTACCTGCCCAGCGGGCAGCTCGTGCCCCGCTCCTCGCCCGCCGCCCTGATCACCGATCCACAGCAGGTGGCCCGCCAGGCGGTACGGATGGCCACCGAACGCAGCGTGATCGCCATCGACGGCAGCATCATCCCCTGCGCCGTGGAGTCCATCTGCCTGCACGGCGACACCCCCGGCGCGGTGGCCGCCGCGGAACTCGTCCGCGCCGCCCTGGTCGACGCCGGCATCACCCCAACCCCCTTCACCGCCTGAGTGAAAGGAAGGGCCCCTTATTAACGCCTGGTGTAGGTAAAGGGTCCCTTCCTAACATCTCGAGCGGCGGTGCTCAGCCGGCGTCCAGGCCGCGCAGGACCAGCGGAAGGCGCACCGCGCCGTCGGCTGCGACGCGTACCGGTACGCCCCAGTCCTGCCGGGTCAGGTGGCAGGCCGCGTGTTCCACGTCGGCGTCGCAGGTCGCCGCCTGCGCGGTCACCTGGAGCACACCGTCGGGCACCGAGGCGTCGATCACCAGACGGCGGGACAGCTCGGTGCCGGTGCCCGCCCCCTCGACCAGCAGCTCGGGCGGTGACGCGGAAACCACCAGGCGGGTGGAGGGACCGTACGTCTCGTCCAGCTTCTGCCCGGGCGCCGGAGTGAAGACGACATCCAGCAGCACCTCGCCGGCGGCCAGCTCGGTCGGCTTGCGCTCGGTACGGTGCCGAGGGCCGTCGACCGTCTCCGCCCCGGCCGCCGAGAGCGCACCCGGGGCCAGCCGGGTGACCCGGTGCGCGGCGGACTCCACCACCAGCACCGCGCCGTCGGCGGTGAGCACCAGATCGCTCGGCTCGCCCAGCCCGGCGGCCACGGTCGAGACCTGGTCGGTCGCCGGGTCGTAGCGGCGCACCGCCCCGTTGTAC
This DNA window, taken from Micromonospora sp. FIMYZ51, encodes the following:
- a CDS encoding biotin-dependent carboxyltransferase family protein, translated to MTGHLEVLRAGALSTVQDLGRPGWAHLGVPRSGALDPGALRLANRLVGNPESAAGLEITLTGCALRPTRATTVAVVGAEVDVWMGDRPGDPGRPLTVPAGTMLRIGPARRGLRCWLAVAGGIAVDPVLGSRSTDTLSGLGPAPLRDGDLLPLGAPTGPPAPVDSTVPVEHPTQLHLAVRLGPRQDWFTPAALDLLFGTAYAVSPVSNRVGARLTGAPLPRAVTGELPSEGLVLGAVQVPADGQPLIFLADHPVTGGYPVIAVLDDVTPLAQARPGTTVRFHGPER
- a CDS encoding 5-oxoprolinase subunit PxpA is translated as MDLNADLGEGFGAWRLGDDQALLDLITSANVACGFHAGDPLTMRRVCAAAAERQVAVGAQVGYRDLAGFGRRHIAYDFAELRDETLYQLGALNAFCRAYRTRVRYLKPHGALYHAAAVDEVQAAALVAAISDYDQELPVLCPPGSVLAQLAQGAGLRVVAEGFADRNYLPSGQLVPRSSPAALITDPQQVARQAVRMATERSVIAIDGSIIPCAVESICLHGDTPGAVAAAELVRAALVDAGITPTPFTA